One Anolis carolinensis isolate JA03-04 chromosome 4, rAnoCar3.1.pri, whole genome shotgun sequence DNA window includes the following coding sequences:
- the msc gene encoding musculin, with the protein MSTGSLSDAEEMPEMELRGMQLGFPGLPRPKRRPRGHSSAAEEEEEEEEEEEDEDEEEAVVVAGKKKRAKGAGLGGGGGGGKRQLPPLSSRGSSGGSSASAECKQSQRNAANARERARMRVLSKAFSRLKTSLPWVPPDTKLSKLDTLRLASSYIAHLRQLLQEDRYDKAGYVHPVSLTWPFMVSGRPESDAKEVSAANRLCGTTA; encoded by the exons ATGTCCACGGGCTCCTTGAGCGACGCCGAGGAGATGCCGGAGATGGAGCTGCGAGGGATGCAGCTGGGCTTCCCGGGGCTCCCCCGCCCCAAGAGGCGTCCCCGCGGCCATTCCTCCGCTgccgaggaagaagaagaagaagaggaggaggaggaagacgaggaTGAAGAGGAGGCAGTGGTGGTGGCCGGCAAGAAGAAGCGAGCCAAGGGAGCggggctgggaggaggaggaggaggagggaaaaggcAGCTTCCTCCGCTGTCGTCGAGGGGCAGCAGCGGCGGGAGCAGCGCGTCGGCGGAGTGCAAGCAGTCTCAGCGCAACGCGGCCAACGCGCGGGAGCGGGCGCGGATGCGGGTGCTGAGCAAGGCCTTCTCGCGCCTCAAGACCAGCCTGCCCTGGGTGCCGCCGGACACCAAGCTCTCCAAGCTCGACACCCTGCGCCTGGCCTCCAGCTACATCGCCCACCTCCGACAGCTGCTCCAGGAGGACCGCTACGACAAGGCCGGATACGTCCACCCCGTCAGCCTG ACCTGGCCATTTATGGTTTCTGGAAGACCAGAATCGGACGCCAAAGAGGTTTCAGCAGCCAACAGATTATGTGGAACTACAGCTTAG